DNA sequence from the Malus domestica chromosome 06, GDT2T_hap1 genome:
CACTCCTAGCGGATGTCTCCGTCAAAAATCCTAACGTGGCATCTTTCAAGTATAGCAATGCCACCACTTTGGTTTACTACAGCGGGACAGAGGTCGGCGAAGGGAGGACTCCAGCGGGAGTGGCAAAGGCGAGGCGGACATCGAGGATGAATGTTACGGTGGATATTGTTCCCGGGAAGATCTTGGGCGTACCGGGGCTCATGAGGGAGGTAGCTTCAGGGGAACTGACCATGACGACTTATACGAGAATTCAGGGTAAGGTGAAAGTCGTTATGGTCAAGAAAAATGTAGTGGTTGAATTGAATTGTACCGTGAGGTACAATTTTTCAAGCGGGGAGATTCAAGGAAAAGATTGCAAACGGAGGGTTCGTCTGTAATGATTAGAATTCATTTTTTTCGATCGGTTGACAATTGGATCAGATTAATCTTACACATGAGTATATGTAAGTTATACTgttgtaatttatt
Encoded proteins:
- the LOC103417542 gene encoding late embryogenesis abundant protein At1g64065-like, which gives rise to MASPKEQVKPLALANSHYLRSDEEEVASLHIKLKQRKYVHCCGCVSAVFLIIAVTAIVLGFTVFHVKDPKIKMNKVTVQRLEFANGNLRTDTNITLLADVSVKNPNVASFKYSNATTLVYYSGTEVGEGRTPAGVAKARRTSRMNVTVDIVPGKILGVPGLMREVASGELTMTTYTRIQGKVKVVMVKKNVVVELNCTVRYNFSSGEIQGKDCKRRVRL